A genome region from Tenebrio molitor chromosome 4, icTenMoli1.1, whole genome shotgun sequence includes the following:
- the LOC138127898 gene encoding serine/threonine-protein kinase WNK1-like isoform X7 yields the protein MDTFIFDRHVYEMDKGEKSANSPTIPRKGSEASTTSKSSTKSFHGWTKSLTRHSSKGAGHKRTLSNASAKPCDVGEEAAQEVAACGPSSPARAQPCQISTPVKNDAPALGKFDSIEYIDQTSTSPEVITNKGYHTVDDERVKTKPKPKVKSKPLGGKKKSKKEKAKSSSFNSEDDARKEVAVKTATTSVVTTNGVTTTTSLNRYTFTKIDDNEFNAEKKERTHSCSSIPYDNIIENLAPFRKRFCNIQLFNENEDRRKFDKPKDKPIRISSEFRSDIEKIIDGLIDMAFQIIQKNGLQVEKSTKKKLSADLTYTNRLRCITGDVLTPKIVTHTPSADNLLDARNFVEEYEEYHDSCSEIPDATLAANQVITELSDNVDRIIAEKFRNKKSVKHGGVTCLIPVETDSNAEDEPEAQNDKRLLEVGTRYNIPKNLFLNTEMTEITEQTIDELHRNDENAENSGDIEKPLVVDLNRPKEDDDDVYRPIAVSPDGRFFKYEEEIGRGSFKTVYRGLDTQTGVAVAWCELQEKKLNKAERQRFREEAEMLKKLQHPNIVRFYNYWETPGNKKKNIVLVTELMLSGTLKTYLRRFKKINPRVLKSWCRQILKGLAFLHSRSPPIIHRDLKCDNIFITGTTGLVKIGDLGLATLKNRSFAKSVIGTPEFMAPEMYEEHYDEGVDVYAFGMCMLEMATSEYPYSECTGPAQIYKKVISGVKPASFEKVQNPEVKDVIESCIRPRKEDRPKVKDLLTHAFFEEDFGLKVEVVSQADNKVVFRLRVIDPKKRTHKHKENEAIQFEFDLETDRIDTISEEMAKSGIIFEEDAKTVAQLLKAQIALINKEREQRNKEKEALAQQLQYRQYLQQQVEHISQQQTAANVAVQQQQQQLAQQQEYAQQQSIEQQYQQEQVQYVQQKSDPGIVQYAIQPEPMQQQQQQIYQQQEPHQQSPPILQRQQSMEPVQQQPIIHKQQPPQQFVQQNYVVEGYPQQAEYLQVQQNDSQQHKLSSISQPELLHAMPSQTEHRLSVDSQLEAHSQSIIQEQQNYQQQPYQQNYQQQQPAQNYQQQQQQPAQNYQQQQPQQPAQNYQQPQQPAQSYQPPQQPAPQNYQQQQQPAQNYQQQQQTAPQSYPQQQTAPQNYQQQQQPAQNFQQPQQPQPAQNFQQQPAQNYQQQQPAQNYQQTYQTQQSYAEQPVIHGQRVSTVAPPNIQQQEYTQQQQQKNILIQQQQQNYQQPAATYQQQQPPPVYQQQQSYIQPKVEQSYPEPQQPQQQPPPQQFVQQQSVDHSAQQMYQQQQQFHNYVDPQQQQQQQQVMSQPTPQQQPPAELVEQQHPGGHRLSGEVPPPMNLVELQQKLAQQHRVSTASLPPMATFEAAPVDSRRLSTVSQPPSMQEYVQQQQIPEKDPLDELPNKDESKEDVSTSEQRDDSSGQMLIKPGYDTYEDTFQGLKSTLSEKLTQNLRCRESLNSSGTVSRKTSTASDYTPENTDTCVSALKHPAEVVEDAVKTEPDGHHEIVKDELNDSLKRKDVKLLPGQKVDLKVIILRTEAEAHGEEIEQPKEEVEKVEEKVEVAVLKVPQRKISRFLVSPVLSGELDLPKDKDFGSGTPEVTPEEDSATKSDALRKTSAPVESTSKGLDVDKPNEQKVSVCSLKEESTTSKEEPAIMCGPEMINTLEQLKISLDNLKNSMHPKKESSETDPKKIIVGTANQQQFIAAAVTTFGTQQQPMVQMPQIPPQQQNVAVTQPPVAVAQQPPPQQYAPPPQQNLILQQQPNYQQPVSQASPPQMLVNIQQKPVEAAPSGGVMYQQPQTTAMTGSVSVQNLSMQAQPPQQQQQHFQHSISVDDNALSMHQGFAVKKLPLENLKQISESASGRGSQVSTPQVDVKYDAQLQNLQHQLYSIPLTRTQTTAPSSPQANTTALEFPQQQQKPPQESLVTNAINKLQVESNSSAPGSGAATSEVLSPVIEVEPFADLKSKQLSDLNNQLKRINSRPDVIVETGECRIPPEIVEGAVAATAVAAAAAPPQKERRVSRFKVSVVTEPDRSKLVVAQPDGQEHNGERKDGEEAKKDSDYTSVINNTFDSLANILVGTLPPNTDFAPEVNKVKQHAVGTTAHHSHKHHVHNKKPTKSLSYSDLKKEIEYLLPIRRRPSDEGNPRKRLPNGRRMSKTFRLYPQIVVHPPDESLTSSLPDINASTDAHQVVINNVSDKNVSCPDLTDENLYNETVTVFTVGTLKRRKRKSTLTRRNSDGVHNFNKVKLVKRKRKKKGETPKELLKKNWKFKHSASMHNLKSNMATDESSFDNYHTIHGGFGNIEMFAFDDNLNSRTDSTEVAYKCCCGRKLCEAVVPIQQYLETYFVNKTKETFEEMLNRQKAELNALMEAHRKQQLEFMEFHRRQIEENKKM from the exons ATGGACACGTTCATTTTTGATCGCCACGTTTACGAAATGGATAAAGGGGAGAAAAG CGCCAATAGTCCGACCATTCCACGCAAGGGCAGCGAGGCAAGCACGACCAGCAAAAGCAGCACGAAAAGCTTCCATGGTTGGACGAAATCGCTGACCAGACACTCGTCGAAGGGGGCCGGCCACAAACGAACACTATCGAACGCATCCGCGAAACCATGCGACGTGGGGGAGGAGGCTGCGCAAGAAGTAGCCGCTTGCGGACCCTCCTCCCCTGCCCGAGCACAGCCCTGCCAGATCAGCACGCCAGTCAAGAACGACGCCCCCGCGCTGGGCAAATTCGACAGCATAGAGTACATCGATCAAACCTCCACGTCCCCCGAAGTGATAACGAACAAGGGCTACCACACCGTGGACGATGAGCGCGTCAAGACCAAGCCCAAACCCAAGGTCAAGTCGAAGCCGCTCGGCGGCAAGAAGAAGAGCAAGAAGGAGAAGGCGAAGAGCTCGTCGTTCAACAGCGAGGACGACGCCAGGAAGGAGGTCGCCGTCAAGACCGCCACCACCTCGGTGGTCACCACCAACGGCGTCACCACCACCACCAGCCTCAACCGCTACACCTTCACCAAGATCGACGATAACGAGTTCAACGCCGAGAAGAAGGAGAGGACGCACAGCTGCTCGTCCATACCGTACGACAACATCATCgagaatttggcaccgttcaGGAAGCGCTTCTGCAACATACAACTCTTCAACGAGAACGAGGATCGACGCAAATTTGACAAGCCCAAAG ACAAACCAATCAGGATCAGCAGCGAATTCCGTTCGGACATCGAGAAGATAATCGACGGCCTCATCGACATGGCTTTCCAGATAATCCAGAAGAACGGGCTCCAGGTGGAGAAGAGCACGAAGAAAAAGCTGTCGGCCGACCTGACCTACACCAACCGCCTCCGCTGCATCACCGGCGACGTCCTGACGCCTAAAATAGTGACGCACACGCCCTCCGCCGACAACCTTTTGGACGCGCGCAACTTCGTCGAAGAGTACGAGGAGTACCACGACTCGTGTTCGGAGATCCCCGACGCGACGTTGGCCGCAAACCAGGTGATCACCGAGCTGTCGGACAACGTGGACAGGATCATCGCCGAGAAGTTCAGGAACAAAAAGTCGGTGAAGCACGGAGGGGTCACCTGTCTGATACCCGTCGAGACCGACTCGAACGCCGAAGATGAGCCGGAGGCGCAGAACGACAAGAGGTTGTTGGAGGTGGGGACGCGGTACAACATCCCGAAAAACTTGTTCCTCAACACTGAGATGACGGAGATCACCGAGCAAACGATCGACGAGTTGCACAGGAACGACGAGAACGCGGAGAACAGCGGCGACATCGAGAAGCCTCTGGTGGTGGACCTGAACAGGCCGAAGGAGGACGACGACGACGTGTACAGGCCCATAGCGGTGAGTCCGGACGGGAGGTTCTTCAAGTACGAGGAGGAGATTGGGAGGGGGTCGTTCAAGACCGTCTACCGGGGCCTGGACACGCAGACCGGAGTCGCCGTCGCCTGGTGCGAGCTCCAGGAGAAGAAGCTGAACAAGGCCGAGCGGCAGCGGTTCCGAGAGGAAGCGGAGATGCTGAAGAAGCTCCAGCACCCGAACATCGTGCGCTTCTACAACTACTGGGAGACGCCCGGcaacaaaaagaagaacatcGTATTGGTCACCGAGCTGATGCTGAGCGGCACCCTCAAGACTTACCTGAGACGCTTCAAGAAGATCAACCCGAGAGTGTTGAAATCCTGGTGCCGCCAGATACTGAAAGGTTTGGCTTTCCTGCACTCGAGGTCGCCCCCCATCATCCACCGCGACCTCAAGTGCGACAACATCTTCATCACGGGCACTACGGGCCTGGTCAAGATCGGCGATCTAGGCCTGGCCACGTTGAAGAATCGCAGCTTCGCCAAATCC GTGATCGGCACTCCTGAATTCATGGCGCCGGAAATGTACGAGGAGCACTACGACGAAGGCGTCGACGTCTACGCCTTCGGCATGTGCATGTTGGAGATGGCCACCAGCGAATATCCGTATTCGGAGTGTACGGGGCCCGCTCAGATATACAAGAAGGTCATTTCG GGTGTCAAACCGGCGAGTTTCGAGAAGGTGCAGAATCCGGAGGTGAAGGACGTGATCGAGAGCTGCATAAGGCCCCGCAAGGAGGACAGGCCGAAGGTGAAGGATCTTTTGACCCACGCCTTCTTCGAGGAGGATTTCGGTCTGAAAGTGGAGGTGGTGTCTCAGGCTGACAATAAAGTGGTGTTTAGACTTCGAGTGATCGATCCGAAGAAACGCACCCACAAGCACAAGGAGAACGAGGCCATCCAGTTCGAGTTCGACTTGGAGACGGACAGGATCGACACCATTTCCGAAGAGATG GCGAAATCGGGAATAATCTTCGAGGAGGACGCCAAGACGGTGGCCCAGCTGTTGAAGGCTCAGATAGCTCTGATAAACAAAGAACGTGAGCAGAGGAACAAGGAGAAGGAAGCTCTGGCACAGCAGCTCCAGTACAGGCAGTACTTGCAGCAGCAAGTCGAACACATCTCCCAGCAACAGACTGCTGCCAATGTGGCCGTCCAACAGCAGCAACAGCAACTGGCCCAGCAGCAGGAGTACGCTCAGCAGCAGAGCATAGAACAGCAGTACCAGCAGGAACAGGTGCAGTATGTGCAGCAGAAGAGCGATCCGGGGATTGTACAGTACGCGATACAACCGGAACCGATGCAACAGCAACAGCAGCAGATATACCAACAGCAGGAGCCGCACCAGCAGAGTCCGCCGATCTTGCAGCGACAACAGTCGATGGAACCGGTACAGCAACAGCCTATAATACATAAACAGCAACCTCCTCAGCAGTTTGTCCAGCAGAATTACGTCGTAGAAGGGTACCCCCAACAGGCGGAGTACCTGCAGGTGCAGCAGAACGACAGCCAGCAGCACAAGCTGTCGAGCATCTCGCAGCCGGAGCTGTTGCACGCGATGCCCTCGCAGACCGAGCACAGATTGAGCGTGGACAGTCAGTTGGAAGCTCACAGTCAGAGCATCATACAGGAACAACAGAACTACCAACAGCAGCCGTACCAACAGAACTACCAGCAGCAGCAGCCCGCGCAGAATTACCAACAACAGCAGCAACAGCCGGCGCAGAATTACCAACAGCAGCAGCCGCAACAACCGGCGCAAAATTATCAGCAGCCGCAGCAACCTGCTCAGAGTTACCAGCCACCGCAGCAACCGGCGCCGCAGAATTACCAGCAGCAGCAGCAACCTGCGCAGAATTACCAGCAACAGCAGCAAACGGCGCCGCAGAGTTATCCGCAACAACAAACAGCGCCTCAGAATTATCAGCAGCAGCAACAACCGGCGCAGAATTTTCAACAGCCACAGCAGCCACAACCCGCGCAGAATTTTCAACAGCAACCCGCTCAGAACTATCAGCAGCAACAGCCCGCGCAGAATTACCAGCAGACTTATCAGACTCAGCAGAGTTACGCGGAACAACCTGTCATTCACGGACAGAGAGTGTCGACGGTGGCGCCGCCCAATATACAGCAGCAGGAGTACACGCAACAGCAGCAGCAGAAGAATATATTGATACAACAACAACAGCAAAATTATCAGCAACCGGCTGCGACttatcaacaacaacaaccgcCACCGGTCTACCAACAGCAGCAGAGCTACATACAGCCAAAAGTCGAACAGAGTTATCCGGAACCGCAACAGCCGCAGCAGCAACCGCCGCCCCAACAGTTCGTTCAACAGCAATCGGTCGATCACTCCGCGCAGCAGATGTACCAACAACAACAGCAGTTTCACAATTATGTGGACCCGCAACAACAGCAGCAGCAGCAACAG GTGATGTCGCAGCCGACGCCGCAGCAACAGCCGCCTGCGGAACTCGTCGAGCAGCAGCACCCGGGCGGACACCGCCTCTCCGGCGAAGTGCCGCCCCCCATGAACCTGGTGGAGCTGCAGCAGAAGCTCGCCCAGCAGCATCGCGTCTCGACGGCGTCCCTGCCGCCGATGGCCACGTTCGAGGCGGCGCCGGTCGACAGTCGCCGGTTGTCGACCGTCTCGCAGCCGCCCTCGATGCAGGAATACGTACAACAGCAGCAGATCCCCGAGAAGGATCCGCTCGACGAGTTGCCGAACAAAGACGAAAGCAAAGAGGACGTCTCGACATCGGAACAA CGCGACGACAGCAGCGGCCAAATGTTGATCAAACCGGGCTACGATACTTACGAAGATACCTTCCAAGGTTTGAAGAGTACTCTGTCGGAGAAGCTCACACAGAATTTACGATGCAGGGAAAGCTTGAATAGTAGCGGAACAGTCTCGAGGAAAACTAGTACCGCAAGCGATTACACCCCGGAAAACAC TGACACCTGTGTTTCCGCGTTGAAACACCCGGCGGAAGTCGTGGAGGATGCGGTGAAAACGGAACCGGACGGTCATCACGAAATCGTGAAGGACGAGTTGAACGACAGTCTGAAGAGGAAGGACGTGAAGCTGTTGCCCGGCCAGAAGGTCGATTTGAAGGTGATAATATTGAGAACCGAAGCTGAAGCTCACGGAGAGGAGATCGAACAGCCGAAAGAGGAGGTCGAGAAGGTCGAAGAGAAGGTGGAAGTTGCGGTGTTAAAAGTGCCGCAGAGGAAGATCTCTAGATTTTTAGTGAGTCCGGTGCTGTCGGGCGAGTTAGATCTGCCAAAAGACAAGGATTTCGGTAGCGGGACTCCGGAAGTCACTCCCGAAGAAGATTCCGCGACCAAATCTGACGCTTTGAGAAAGACCTCGGCTCCGGTCGAGTCTACCAGCAAAGGTCTGGACGTGGACAAACCCAACGAGCAAAAGGTGAGCGTTTGTTCGTTGAAGGAAGAATCCACGACTAGCAAAGAGGAGCCCGCGATCATGTGCGGCCCCGAAATGATCAACACTCTCGAACAATTGAAGATTAGTTTGGACAATCTCAAGAACAGCATGCACCCGAAGAAAGAGTCATCGGAGACTGATCCCAAGAAAATCATAGTAGGAACAGCCAACCAGCAACAGTTTATCGCAGCAGCCGTCACCACCTTCGGTACGCAACAGCAACCGATGGTGCAAATGCCTCAGATACCTCCGCAACAGCAGAACGTGGCGGTCACTCAACCTCCCGTCGCTGTCGCTCAACAACCGCCACCGCAACAGTACGCGCCACCACCACAACAGAATCTCATCCTACAACAGCAACCGAATTATCAACAACCGGTGTCTCAAGCGTCGCCGCCTCAAATGCTGGTGAACATACAGCAGAAGCCGGTGGAGGCGGCGCCGTCCGGGGGCGTCATGTACCAACAGCCGCAAACCACCGCCATGACAGGATCGGTTTCGGTGCAGAACCTGTCGATGCAAGCCCAACCGCCGCAGCAGCAACAACAACACTTTCAACACTCGATTTCCGTCGACGACAACGCCCTCAGCATGCATCAAGGATTCGCGGTGAAGAAGTTGCCCTTGGAGAATTTGAAACAGATTTCCGAGAG CGCATCCGGGAGGGGCAGTCAGGTGTCCACCCCCCAGGTGGACGTCAAGTACGACGCGCAGCTCCAAAATTTGCAACATCAGCTGTATTCGATCCCGCTGACCAGGACCCAGACTAcg GCGCCGTCTAGTCCCCAAGCCAACACGACGGCTCTGGAATTTCCGCAACAGCAGCAGAAACCGCCCCAAGAATCTCTCGTCACGAACGCCATCAATAAA CTCCAAGTAGAGTCGAATTCGAGCGCTCCGGGCAGCGGCGCTGCCACCTCGGAAGTGCTCTCGCCTGTCATAGAGGTGGAACCGTTCGCCGACCTCAAATCCAAACAGCTGTCAGACCTCAACAACCAACTGAAACGGATCAACTCGCGTCCCGACGTCATCGTCGAAACAGGTGAGTGCCGCATACCGCCGGAGATCGTGGAGGGAGCAGTTGCGGCGACGGCGGTGGCTGCAGCGGCGGCACCGCCCCAGAAGGAAAGAAGGGTGTCAAGGTTCAAGGTCAGCGTGGTGACGGAACCGGACAGGAGCAAGCTGGTGGTGGCCCAGCCGGACGGTCAGGAGCACAACGGGGAGAGGAAGGACGGGGAGGAGGCGAAGAAAGATTCGGATTACACTTCTGTCATCAACAACACTTTCGACAGTCTTGCCAACATCCTGGTAGGGACTTTGCCGCCGAACACAG ATTTTGCGCCGGAAGTGAACAAAGTCAAa CAGCATGCAGTTGGCACCACTGCACATCATTCTCATAAACATCATGTTCATAACAAAAAACCGACAAAATCGTTGTCTTATTCCGATTTAAAAAAGGAAATCGAATATCTTCTCCCCATCCGGCGGAGGCCCTCCGACGAGGGCAACCCCAGAAAGAGACTCCCCAACGGCAGGCGCATGTCGAAGACGTTCCGCCTGTACCCCCAGATCGTGGTGCACCCCCCTGACGAATCTTTGACGTCGAGCTTGCCGGACATAAACGCGAGCACGGACGCACACCAGGTCGTCATAAATAACGTGAGCGACAAGAACGTCAGTTGTCCGGATTTGACAGACGAAAATCTGTACAACGAGACCGTGACTGTGTTCACGGTCGGCACTTTGAAAAGGCGAAAGCGCAAAAGCACGCTGACGAGGCGCAACAGCGACGGGGTGCACAACTTCAACAAGGTGAAGTTGgtgaagagaaagaggaagaagaAGGGCGAGACGCCCAAAGAGCTGTTGAAGAAGAACTGGAAGTTCAAACATTCCGCTTCGATGCATAACCTTAAAAGTAACATGGCGACGGACGAGAGCAGTTTCGATAATTATCACACGATACACGGGGGTTTCGGTAATATCGAGATGTTCGCGTTCGACGACAATTTAAACAGTCGCACGGACAGCACCGAGGTCGCTTACAAATGTTGTTGCGGGAGGAAACTGTGCGAAGCAGTGGTGCCAATCCAGCAATATTTGGAAACGTATTTCGTCAACAAGACG AAAGAGACTTTTGAGGAGATGTTGAATAGACAAAAGGCTGAATTGAATGCTTTGATGGAGGCTCATCGTAAGCAACAATTGGAATTCATGG AGTTTCACAGAAGACAAATTGAAG aaaataagaaaatgtgA